From the Streptomyces sp. Tu 2975 genome, one window contains:
- a CDS encoding NAD(P)-binding domain-containing protein produces the protein MNERQNPDPTQDGAVTVIGLGPMGQAMTRTLLADGHPVTVWNRTAARADGVVADGATLAATPREAVEASDLVILSLTDYQAMYDILDSATGSLAGRTLVNLSSDTPDRSRQAAAWAADHGAAFLTGGVMTPAPMVGTEAAYVYYSGPQEVMERHRVALTPLGTPKYLGEDPGLAQMMYQANLTVFLTALSGLMQATAMLGNAGMKAQEALPELLVLTDSIGEMLRAGEASPGAALDAGEHPGDLSTVTMMGATADHIVETSRSLGLDLALPLAVQAHYRRAIEDGNGGDNWTRIIDGIRAAR, from the coding sequence GTGAACGAACGACAGAACCCCGACCCCACGCAAGACGGCGCCGTCACCGTCATCGGGCTGGGCCCGATGGGACAGGCCATGACCCGTACCCTCCTCGCCGATGGCCACCCGGTCACCGTCTGGAACCGCACCGCCGCCCGGGCCGACGGCGTCGTCGCCGACGGAGCGACGCTCGCGGCCACGCCCCGCGAGGCGGTCGAGGCGAGCGACCTCGTCATCCTCAGCCTCACCGACTACCAGGCGATGTACGACATCCTCGACAGCGCCACCGGATCGCTCGCCGGCCGCACGCTCGTCAACCTGAGCTCGGACACCCCCGACCGCAGCCGCCAGGCGGCGGCCTGGGCAGCGGACCACGGCGCCGCGTTCCTCACCGGCGGCGTCATGACGCCGGCGCCCATGGTCGGCACAGAGGCGGCCTACGTCTACTACAGCGGCCCCCAGGAGGTTATGGAGCGCCACCGGGTGGCGTTGACACCGCTCGGTACACCCAAGTACCTCGGCGAGGATCCGGGCCTCGCCCAGATGATGTACCAGGCCAACCTCACGGTGTTCCTCACCGCCCTGTCCGGACTGATGCAGGCCACCGCGATGTTGGGCAACGCAGGGATGAAGGCCCAGGAAGCGCTACCGGAGTTGCTCGTTCTCACCGACTCGATCGGCGAGATGCTGCGGGCCGGCGAAGCAAGCCCGGGTGCAGCTCTCGATGCCGGGGAGCACCCCGGCGACCTCAGCACGGTCACCATGATGGGCGCGACGGCCGACCACATCGTCGAAACCAGCAGGTCCCTCGGCCTCGACCTCGCTCTGCCACTGGCCGTCCAGGCGCACTACCGGCGCGCGATCGAGGACGGAAACGGCGGCGACAACTGGACCCGCATCATCGACGGCATCCGAGCAGCACGCTGA
- a CDS encoding helix-turn-helix domain-containing protein, producing the protein MAKAPRCGPYICGVDAALDVVSGKWKGLILWELDTHRVRRFAELRRGLPGVSEKMLTQHLREMEADGLVHREVYAEVPPRVEYSLTEHGHTLNQALGPLGAWGTERIRREAIDVVDVAETSRR; encoded by the coding sequence ATGGCCAAGGCGCCGAGGTGCGGGCCCTACATCTGCGGTGTCGACGCCGCGCTCGACGTGGTGAGCGGCAAGTGGAAGGGGCTGATCCTCTGGGAGCTCGACACCCATCGCGTACGCCGGTTCGCCGAGCTCCGTCGCGGTCTGCCGGGAGTGAGCGAGAAGATGCTGACCCAGCATCTGCGGGAGATGGAGGCGGACGGTCTCGTGCACCGGGAGGTCTACGCCGAGGTGCCACCGAGGGTGGAGTACTCCCTGACCGAACACGGGCACACGCTCAACCAAGCGCTCGGGCCACTGGGCGCGTGGGGGACCGAGCGCATCCGCCGCGAAGCCATTGACGTGGTCGACGTGGCCGAGACCTCACGCCGCTAG
- a CDS encoding DUF1062 domain-containing protein, producing MLNNWVVAPTCLPLVRRRCHTCASERFRASGKFRVNANHKLIDAWLLVLCTSCGETAKLTVLERMNVCSVRPELLDLLHDNDPGLTAELLQDPVVQHRNRTALDWDGAWRLDTGGSDHLDREVIDVSVRFAARIPVRPVRLIAEGCGLSRAEVERLVTEGKLVSAVRLSGKLSGDFTFTLKR from the coding sequence GTGCTCAACAACTGGGTGGTCGCGCCCACCTGCCTGCCACTCGTCCGCCGCCGTTGCCACACGTGCGCGTCCGAGCGCTTCCGGGCAAGCGGTAAATTCCGCGTCAACGCCAACCACAAGCTCATCGACGCCTGGCTCCTCGTGCTCTGCACCTCATGCGGGGAAACTGCGAAGCTCACGGTCCTGGAGCGGATGAACGTGTGCTCGGTACGACCTGAGCTGCTGGACCTGCTGCATGACAACGACCCTGGCCTGACAGCGGAGTTGCTCCAGGACCCGGTCGTGCAGCACCGTAATCGCACAGCCCTCGACTGGGACGGCGCCTGGCGCCTCGACACCGGTGGGTCGGATCACCTGGACCGCGAAGTGATCGACGTCTCGGTCCGCTTCGCGGCGCGGATCCCCGTCCGGCCGGTGCGACTGATCGCTGAAGGGTGCGGTCTTTCGCGGGCCGAGGTCGAAAGACTGGTCACGGAGGGGAAGCTCGTTTCGGCAGTCAGGCTGAGCGGCAAGCTCTCCGGCGACTTCACCTTCACGCTCAAGCGCTGA
- a CDS encoding magnesium transporter, giving the protein MRGSMRFSSALRTHPAVLAFPVIGLFFAYVFLTSTRNIDRLIAVPWPAQAASYAVHAPVPMAAAAVAALAAVEATRLRALGAWDLGAARATWRIALQPVLIAVLSLSVLTAGVTAGGLWVVGVLPDLYVLQLMGIVVVLLTAHAVIGFVVGRRLHALYAAPLVAVVIFVGISFPLGTDSYWAHHVTGSIGWLGFGEAYSLPMTVAAVLPTVCLALACVVLAGPRRVRVTSVAASVVIAAGGLLGAYSITKDWRSIAPAATGLAPITCEGRAPEVCLPSAGSGHIGEIQDELATMTGRLQAKGIIAEKPARITDLTVAGVQQSGTRGEQWTLDLVPGDADRALRENIAIEVVGMPCREPNWNTLHYNTLWVARTIGVESEYLAWLSRETRGFGRGQSKQQLLAEMTRVDGLPTQEQKTWYAERLQQACLAGR; this is encoded by the coding sequence ATGCGAGGCTCCATGCGCTTCTCCTCCGCTCTTCGCACGCATCCGGCCGTGCTGGCCTTCCCCGTGATCGGCCTCTTCTTCGCCTACGTGTTCCTCACGAGCACCCGCAACATCGATCGGCTCATTGCCGTGCCGTGGCCGGCACAGGCCGCGTCGTACGCCGTGCATGCGCCGGTCCCGATGGCCGCCGCGGCCGTCGCGGCGCTGGCCGCGGTGGAGGCGACCCGGCTTCGGGCCCTCGGCGCCTGGGACTTGGGGGCCGCACGGGCCACGTGGCGCATCGCGCTCCAGCCCGTCCTCATCGCCGTGCTGTCCCTGTCGGTCCTGACCGCCGGCGTCACAGCAGGTGGCCTGTGGGTGGTCGGAGTCCTTCCCGACCTGTATGTGCTGCAGCTGATGGGGATCGTCGTCGTGCTGCTCACCGCGCACGCGGTCATCGGCTTCGTCGTCGGGCGCCGGCTCCATGCGCTCTACGCCGCGCCGCTCGTAGCTGTGGTGATCTTCGTCGGCATCAGCTTCCCACTGGGGACGGACAGCTACTGGGCCCACCATGTCACCGGGTCCATCGGCTGGCTGGGATTCGGTGAGGCGTACTCGTTGCCCATGACGGTGGCCGCGGTTCTGCCGACGGTCTGTCTGGCGCTGGCCTGTGTAGTGCTCGCGGGCCCCCGCCGTGTCCGCGTCACCTCTGTCGCCGCGTCCGTCGTGATCGCGGCCGGCGGTCTGCTCGGTGCCTACAGCATCACCAAGGACTGGCGTTCCATCGCACCGGCCGCCACGGGCCTGGCCCCGATCACGTGCGAGGGGCGCGCGCCTGAAGTCTGTCTGCCGTCGGCCGGCTCCGGGCACATCGGAGAGATCCAGGACGAACTCGCGACAATGACCGGCCGGTTGCAGGCCAAGGGGATCATCGCCGAGAAGCCCGCCCGCATCACCGACCTCACGGTGGCCGGTGTCCAGCAGAGCGGCACCAGGGGGGAACAGTGGACGCTGGACCTCGTGCCCGGCGACGCGGACAGGGCTCTCCGGGAGAACATCGCCATCGAGGTGGTCGGGATGCCCTGTCGGGAACCGAACTGGAACACTTTGCACTACAACACCCTCTGGGTCGCCCGGACGATCGGGGTGGAGAGCGAGTACCTTGCCTGGTTGTCCCGTGAGACCCGGGGGTTCGGCCGAGGACAGAGCAAGCAGCAGCTTCTCGCCGAGATGACGAGGGTGGACGGTCTTCCGACACAGGAGCAGAAGACCTGGTACGCCGAGCGGCTTCAGCAGGCGTGCCTGGCAGGTCGGTGA
- a CDS encoding ATP-binding cassette domain-containing protein, whose protein sequence is MTLLLDRVTFSYHRWIRPVLNRFTYEVPGEGLTILLGPNGAGKSTTMALLAGTVEPRAGRVLFSGSDLVSTSREYRRHVAWLPQRVPSSRQLSAREYVAYVAWLKGESRSTAWERAGAALDQVGLAEQSGRKTAKLSGGQLRRVGIACALAHDARVILLDEPTAGLDPHQRTVFRDVLREVAAKTPVLMSTHDIADLADEADTVTLMDGGRVLHHGGTQSFLDHAHDDAVPARRAESAYSVLMRLDGSR, encoded by the coding sequence ATGACTCTGCTGCTCGACCGTGTCACCTTCAGCTACCACCGCTGGATCCGCCCTGTCCTGAACCGCTTCACCTACGAGGTTCCCGGTGAGGGCCTGACGATCCTCCTCGGCCCCAACGGGGCCGGCAAGTCCACCACGATGGCGCTTCTCGCCGGCACGGTCGAGCCGAGGGCGGGCAGGGTCCTGTTCAGCGGCTCGGACCTCGTCTCCACCAGCCGCGAGTACCGCCGCCACGTTGCCTGGCTGCCGCAGCGGGTGCCCAGCTCCCGGCAGTTGAGCGCGCGCGAGTACGTGGCCTACGTCGCCTGGCTGAAGGGCGAGAGCCGCTCCACCGCCTGGGAGCGCGCCGGAGCCGCCCTCGACCAGGTCGGCCTCGCCGAGCAGAGCGGGCGGAAGACGGCCAAGCTCTCCGGCGGACAGCTCCGCCGTGTCGGCATCGCCTGCGCCCTTGCCCATGACGCACGCGTCATCCTGTTGGACGAGCCGACGGCCGGGCTCGATCCCCATCAGCGCACGGTCTTCCGTGACGTGCTGCGGGAGGTCGCGGCGAAGACCCCGGTGCTCATGTCGACGCATGACATCGCCGATCTCGCCGACGAAGCGGACACCGTCACTCTCATGGACGGCGGCCGCGTTCTCCACCACGGCGGGACCCAGAGTTTCCTCGACCACGCACACGATGACGCCGTACCCGCCCGCCGGGCCGAGTCGGCGTACTCCGTCCTCATGCGCCTGGACGGCTCGCGCTGA
- a CDS encoding beta-N-acetylglucosaminidase domain-containing protein, whose product MVTDRVLVVADARTDAAARDRLVAELRGHGAGRVDVVAPGREPAAARGLLTVRLGPGDRPDIAAALGDTAVPGRAEGYAVHVAGAGRAGHRIALAGKDAAGQFYAVQTLRQLFVRGDDGWKVAGAEVGDFPSMPLRGTIEGFYGTPWTHAERLDQMDFYGDVKANTYIYAPKDDPYHRGKWREPYPADKLAELGELVRRATANHVRFTFAVSPGESICYSDPAHRKDLKAKLQAMHDLGTRAFSVPLDDISYTRWNCEGDRAAYGEPGRQAAAKAQVDLLNDVQRTFVATRPGVQPLQMVPTEYGDLTDTAYKQTLRATLDPTIEVMWTGTDVVPPSITNQQAEGAAELFGRKVFVWDNYPVNDFGNTRGRLLLAPYDKREAGLSAHLTGIVANPMNQPYASKVAVFGAADFAWNDAAYDARVSWPRAMAYLAGGDREATEALLVLGDLEHMAPTFGATPWQEQAPELARRVAEFWTSWDDGNRAEAIASLRGYAKRVEQAPAVIRGGSVERGFTMDAAPWLDATELWGRAMVRMLDALDARQAGDRDRADELRGESVELQRQATAVRVHPPRNSWGAAQPQVGDGVLDVFLVQAEVRLQLWDVAGGGKNLAPKGKATASSVEQNLDRLAARHVNDGLMGTRWSSGYADDEWVQIELAAPSKVAAVTLSWESACATAYTIRTSVNGTDWKTAATQHPEECGNDVVRLPTDDEAVRYVRMQGVERRTTWGYSIHEMGVYGVPAA is encoded by the coding sequence GTGGTCACCGACCGGGTGCTCGTCGTCGCCGACGCCCGCACCGACGCCGCCGCCCGCGACCGTCTCGTCGCGGAGCTGAGGGGCCACGGCGCCGGCCGGGTCGACGTCGTCGCCCCGGGGCGTGAACCGGCGGCCGCGAGGGGGCTGCTGACCGTACGGCTCGGCCCGGGCGACCGCCCCGACATCGCCGCCGCCCTTGGCGACACCGCTGTTCCCGGCCGTGCGGAGGGCTACGCCGTGCACGTCGCGGGAGCCGGCCGGGCGGGTCACCGGATCGCCCTCGCGGGCAAGGACGCCGCAGGCCAGTTCTACGCCGTGCAGACGCTGCGTCAGCTGTTCGTACGCGGTGACGACGGCTGGAAGGTGGCGGGTGCCGAGGTCGGCGACTTCCCGTCCATGCCGTTGCGCGGCACCATCGAGGGCTTCTACGGCACGCCCTGGACGCACGCCGAACGCCTCGACCAGATGGACTTCTACGGCGACGTGAAGGCCAACACGTACATCTACGCGCCCAAGGACGACCCCTATCACCGCGGCAAATGGCGCGAGCCCTACCCCGCCGACAAGCTCGCCGAGCTAGGTGAGCTGGTGCGGCGGGCGACCGCCAATCACGTCCGCTTCACGTTCGCCGTCTCCCCCGGCGAGTCCATCTGCTACTCCGACCCGGCACACCGCAAGGATCTCAAGGCCAAACTCCAGGCCATGCACGACCTGGGCACTCGGGCGTTCTCCGTCCCGCTGGACGACATCAGCTACACCCGCTGGAACTGCGAAGGCGACAGGGCCGCCTACGGCGAACCCGGTCGGCAGGCCGCCGCCAAGGCGCAGGTCGACCTGCTCAACGATGTGCAGCGCACCTTCGTCGCCACCCGTCCCGGCGTACAGCCCCTGCAGATGGTGCCCACCGAATACGGCGATCTGACGGACACCGCGTACAAGCAGACGCTGCGGGCCACTCTCGACCCCACGATCGAGGTGATGTGGACGGGCACGGACGTCGTACCGCCGAGCATCACCAACCAGCAGGCGGAAGGCGCGGCGGAACTGTTCGGGCGCAAGGTCTTCGTCTGGGACAACTATCCCGTCAACGACTTCGGCAACACCCGGGGCAGACTGCTCCTCGCCCCGTACGACAAGCGTGAAGCGGGCCTGTCCGCCCATCTCACCGGCATCGTCGCCAACCCGATGAACCAGCCGTACGCCAGCAAGGTCGCGGTCTTCGGCGCGGCCGACTTCGCCTGGAACGACGCGGCGTACGACGCGCGGGTGAGCTGGCCGCGTGCCATGGCATACCTCGCGGGCGGCGATCGCGAGGCGACCGAGGCCCTGCTGGTCCTCGGCGATCTCGAGCACATGGCGCCCACGTTCGGGGCCACTCCCTGGCAGGAGCAGGCGCCGGAACTCGCGCGCCGGGTGGCCGAGTTCTGGACGTCGTGGGACGACGGGAACCGTGCGGAGGCGATCGCGTCCCTGCGCGGCTACGCGAAGAGGGTCGAGCAGGCGCCGGCCGTCATCCGGGGCGGCTCAGTGGAGCGCGGATTCACCATGGACGCGGCGCCGTGGCTCGACGCCACCGAACTGTGGGGCCGGGCGATGGTGCGGATGCTGGACGCGCTCGACGCCCGGCAGGCCGGTGACCGGGACAGGGCCGACGAGTTGCGGGGCGAGTCGGTCGAGCTCCAGCGGCAGGCCACGGCCGTACGGGTGCACCCGCCGCGCAACTCCTGGGGCGCCGCGCAGCCCCAGGTGGGCGACGGTGTCCTCGACGTGTTCCTCGTGCAGGCCGAGGTCCGGCTCCAGCTGTGGGACGTCGCCGGCGGTGGCAAGAACCTCGCGCCGAAGGGGAAGGCGACGGCGTCCAGCGTCGAGCAGAACCTCGACCGCCTGGCCGCCCGTCATGTCAACGACGGTCTGATGGGGACACGTTGGTCGTCCGGCTACGCCGATGACGAGTGGGTGCAGATCGAACTCGCCGCCCCCTCGAAGGTCGCCGCGGTGACGCTCTCCTGGGAGAGCGCCTGCGCGACCGCGTACACGATCCGGACGTCCGTGAACGGCACGGACTGGAAGACGGCGGCCACACAGCACCCGGAGGAGTGCGGCAACGACGTCGTCCGGCTTCCCACTGACGACGAAGCCGTGCGTTACGTGCGGATGCAGGGCGTCGAGCGCAGGACGACCTGGGGGTACTCGATCCACGAGATGGGCGTGTACGGGGTGCCCGCGGCCTGA
- a CDS encoding DUF5988 family protein, with amino-acid sequence MSDAMKAVLEGGPDDLPERIVPVDDPGQELKVPFRGGYEHFRSTTRTQNTDQGQLPVYEWWERTELPG; translated from the coding sequence ATGAGCGACGCGATGAAGGCCGTCCTGGAGGGCGGCCCGGATGACCTCCCCGAGCGAATCGTGCCCGTGGACGACCCGGGGCAGGAGCTCAAGGTCCCGTTCCGCGGGGGATACGAGCACTTCAGGTCGACGACGCGCACGCAGAACACCGACCAGGGGCAACTGCCGGTCTACGAATGGTGGGAGCGCACGGAACTCCCGGGTTGA
- a CDS encoding SGNH/GDSL hydrolase family protein, whose product MSAGEGEILRYVALGDSQTEGLGDGDDTVGLRGWADRLAEHLARHHPGTRYANLAVRGRLARHVHTEQLAPALAMRPDLATVVAGVNDLLRPRFDADEVGAHLEAVFAALTAQGARVATVTFPDVTLITPLARPLGPRVGALNDRIRDAARRHGVVVAETGRHAVVTDLRLWSPDRLHASPLGHARIAAAVAHALALPGSDDTWTYPLPPFATATPTRGRVAAELRWAAAFLGPWLGRRLRGRSSGDGRTAKRPQLLPVLTPGPRASARRGGEGEPHGETGLHERRDEGRPGGRPG is encoded by the coding sequence ATGTCCGCAGGTGAGGGGGAAATCCTGCGGTACGTCGCACTGGGGGACAGCCAGACCGAAGGACTCGGCGACGGCGACGACACCGTGGGCCTGCGCGGGTGGGCCGACCGGCTCGCCGAACACCTCGCACGCCACCACCCGGGCACGCGGTATGCCAATCTGGCCGTACGAGGACGCCTGGCCCGCCACGTCCACACCGAGCAGCTCGCCCCCGCCCTCGCGATGCGGCCCGACCTGGCCACCGTGGTCGCCGGGGTCAACGACCTGCTGCGGCCACGGTTCGACGCCGACGAGGTCGGCGCCCACCTGGAGGCGGTGTTCGCCGCGCTCACCGCTCAGGGAGCCCGCGTCGCCACCGTCACCTTCCCCGACGTCACCCTCATCACCCCGCTCGCCAGGCCGCTCGGCCCCCGCGTCGGGGCGCTGAACGACCGGATACGCGACGCGGCCCGGCGTCACGGTGTCGTCGTGGCCGAGACCGGCCGCCATGCGGTGGTCACGGACCTCCGGCTGTGGAGCCCTGACCGCCTCCACGCGAGCCCGCTCGGGCACGCCCGGATCGCCGCCGCCGTCGCGCACGCCCTCGCACTGCCCGGCAGCGACGACACCTGGACGTACCCCCTGCCGCCGTTCGCGACGGCCACCCCCACGCGCGGGAGGGTCGCCGCCGAACTGCGCTGGGCCGCGGCCTTCCTCGGCCCGTGGCTCGGCCGCCGGCTGCGCGGCCGCTCGTCCGGCGACGGCCGCACGGCCAAACGCCCGCAGCTCCTCCCCGTCCTGACGCCGGGCCCGCGGGCCTCGGCGCGTCGTGGCGGAGAGGGAGAGCCGCACGGGGAAACTGGCCTCCATGAGCGACGCGATGAAGGCCGTCCTGGAGGGCGGCCCGGATGA
- a CDS encoding PadR family transcriptional regulator translates to MALRHAVLAALLDEELSGYQLVKAFDLGVANFWHAKPQQLYAELTRLEKDGLITGREVVQENRPNKRLFQVTDAGLAELDHFTGTAAKPSFMRDDLVVKVQAADHVDTDTLIGRLAERAAMAEAKVELFGNLLHTMRGDRTEEEFLRHGERVGPYLTCLRGLAFEQGNHDWCIRTIAVLRERAAADVRR, encoded by the coding sequence ATGGCCTTGCGGCACGCTGTTCTGGCGGCGCTGCTCGACGAGGAGTTGAGCGGATACCAGCTGGTGAAGGCGTTCGACCTGGGTGTGGCGAACTTCTGGCACGCCAAGCCGCAGCAGCTCTACGCCGAGCTCACCCGCCTGGAGAAGGACGGGCTGATCACCGGCCGTGAGGTCGTCCAGGAGAACCGGCCCAACAAGCGACTGTTCCAGGTCACCGACGCCGGCCTGGCCGAACTGGACCACTTCACCGGCACGGCCGCCAAGCCGTCGTTCATGCGCGACGACCTCGTCGTCAAGGTCCAGGCCGCCGACCACGTCGACACGGACACACTCATCGGCCGGCTCGCCGAGCGTGCGGCCATGGCCGAGGCCAAGGTCGAACTGTTCGGCAACCTGCTGCACACCATGCGGGGCGACCGTACGGAGGAGGAGTTCCTCCGCCACGGGGAACGCGTCGGCCCCTACCTGACATGCCTGCGGGGCCTCGCCTTCGAGCAGGGCAACCACGACTGGTGCATACGCACCATCGCCGTCCTGCGGGAAAGGGCGGCCGCCGATGTCCGCAGGTGA
- a CDS encoding nuclear transport factor 2 family protein: MATAAERFRTAVDTGDLTVLDELFTDDIRFYSPVKFTPFEGKPMLLGLFGVLMRVFEDFRYIGHYDGAAETGADGVEAPSVILPFRASVNGKDIHGIDLLHFDDDGRIKEFTVMVRPQSAVHALGEAVLAGLVADGLVPAPTGR, encoded by the coding sequence ATGGCTACCGCAGCAGAGCGCTTCCGTACCGCCGTCGACACCGGTGACCTCACCGTTCTGGACGAGCTGTTCACCGACGACATCCGCTTCTACAGCCCTGTGAAGTTCACCCCGTTCGAAGGGAAGCCGATGCTCCTCGGCCTCTTCGGCGTCCTGATGCGCGTGTTCGAGGACTTCCGCTACATCGGGCACTACGACGGCGCGGCCGAGACCGGCGCGGACGGCGTCGAGGCCCCGTCGGTGATCCTGCCTTTCCGGGCGTCGGTGAACGGCAAGGACATCCACGGCATCGATCTGCTGCACTTCGACGACGACGGCCGGATCAAGGAGTTCACGGTCATGGTCCGGCCACAGTCCGCCGTCCACGCGCTGGGCGAGGCGGTCCTCGCCGGACTGGTCGCCGACGGCCTCGTCCCGGCACCGACCGGCCGATGA
- a CDS encoding GMC family oxidoreductase — translation MSSRLDGLVAALLADDGRAPWPGAVPDRLGRMLDAMPSAARAGVHGAAAAIDAYAAVRMGRRLCRLTPGERERVLASLAARPALVPVLDAVKVPVMLAAGTERMLHEEPGRAPSAPPFEDPPLDCVPSAEWPDRSTADAVVVGSGAGGAIAARTLARTGMRVVVLEEGRRHTTADFGRRTPLDRFAELYRDGGATVALGNPPVVLPVGRAVGGTTVVNSGTCYRTPAHVLARWRATFGVDLADATAFAAHLDEVERTLRVATQPLDVLGRNGRTALAGAEILGWKAGPLRRNAPGCKGSCQCVVGCPTGAKQSVQLSVLPDACAAGARIVTSAYARRILTDPDRPGGPRACGVGVRRPDGTDFEILAPLVVVAAGALHSPPLLRRSGLGRHPRLGRNLAVHPATSVAGRFTERITAWQGVLQSVGIEQHHDDGVLIEATAGPPGMGSFVLPGVGRALRTELEQAGNLATLGAMIADRPSGRVLGARRGVLRYDLDPRDGRRLLGAVEAMGELLFAAGAEEVLTGIAAAPRAGSLDELRQLLSTVTARQLHLSAFHPTGTVAIGADAQTAPADPRGRLRGVHGVLVADGSALPSCPEVNPQLTIMATALAVSESAAAGGPA, via the coding sequence ATGAGCAGCAGGCTCGACGGCCTCGTCGCCGCTCTGCTCGCCGACGACGGCAGAGCCCCCTGGCCCGGCGCGGTGCCCGACCGGCTCGGCAGGATGCTCGACGCGATGCCCTCGGCGGCCCGCGCCGGGGTGCACGGAGCGGCCGCGGCCATCGACGCGTACGCCGCGGTGCGCATGGGCCGGCGGCTGTGCCGTCTCACGCCGGGCGAGCGGGAGCGCGTGCTGGCCTCGCTGGCCGCCCGTCCCGCGTTGGTGCCTGTGCTGGACGCCGTGAAGGTCCCGGTGATGCTGGCCGCGGGCACGGAACGGATGCTCCATGAGGAGCCGGGCCGTGCACCCTCCGCGCCACCGTTCGAGGATCCGCCGCTGGACTGCGTGCCGTCGGCCGAGTGGCCGGACCGTTCGACGGCCGACGCCGTCGTGGTCGGCTCCGGTGCCGGCGGCGCGATCGCCGCGCGCACGCTCGCCCGCACCGGGATGCGCGTCGTGGTCCTGGAGGAGGGACGCCGGCACACCACCGCCGACTTCGGGCGACGGACACCCCTGGACCGCTTCGCGGAGCTGTACCGCGACGGAGGCGCGACCGTAGCACTCGGCAACCCGCCCGTGGTGCTGCCCGTCGGCCGCGCGGTGGGAGGCACCACCGTCGTCAACTCCGGTACGTGCTATCGCACTCCGGCCCATGTGCTCGCGCGCTGGCGCGCGACGTTCGGAGTGGACCTCGCCGACGCGACCGCGTTCGCGGCACACCTCGACGAGGTCGAACGCACCCTGCGGGTGGCGACCCAGCCGCTCGACGTCCTGGGCCGCAACGGGCGCACGGCCCTGGCGGGTGCCGAGATCCTCGGCTGGAAGGCCGGACCGCTGCGGCGCAACGCGCCGGGCTGCAAGGGCTCGTGCCAATGTGTCGTCGGCTGTCCCACCGGTGCCAAGCAGAGCGTTCAGCTGTCCGTGCTGCCCGACGCATGCGCGGCCGGGGCGCGCATCGTCACCAGCGCTTACGCGCGCCGGATCCTGACCGATCCGGACCGGCCCGGCGGCCCGCGCGCCTGCGGCGTCGGCGTACGGCGGCCGGACGGGACGGACTTCGAGATCCTCGCACCGCTCGTCGTCGTCGCGGCCGGGGCGCTGCACTCTCCGCCGCTGCTGCGACGCTCCGGCCTCGGCCGTCATCCCCGGCTCGGGCGCAATCTGGCCGTCCACCCGGCGACGAGCGTCGCCGGGCGCTTCACGGAGCGGATCACCGCGTGGCAGGGAGTGCTGCAGAGCGTCGGCATCGAGCAGCACCACGACGACGGCGTCCTCATCGAGGCCACGGCCGGGCCTCCGGGCATGGGGTCGTTCGTGCTCCCCGGCGTGGGCCGCGCGCTGCGTACGGAGCTCGAGCAAGCGGGCAACCTCGCCACACTGGGCGCGATGATCGCCGACCGGCCCTCCGGAAGGGTCCTGGGCGCTCGGCGCGGTGTGCTGCGCTACGACCTCGATCCGCGTGACGGCCGACGGCTGCTGGGCGCGGTCGAGGCCATGGGGGAGCTGCTGTTCGCCGCGGGCGCCGAGGAGGTCCTGACCGGGATCGCGGCCGCGCCACGGGCCGGTTCCTTGGACGAACTACGCCAACTGCTGAGCACCGTGACGGCACGGCAGCTGCACCTGTCGGCGTTCCACCCGACCGGGACGGTCGCCATCGGCGCCGACGCGCAGACCGCGCCCGCCGATCCACGTGGCCGGCTGCGCGGAGTGCACGGCGTCCTGGTCGCGGACGGATCGGCGCTGCCGAGCTGTCCTGAGGTGAACCCACAACTGACCATCATGGCAACGGCCCTGGCGGTGAGCGAGTCCGCTGCCGCGGGCGGCCCGGCCTGA